CGTTGCCTGCAATACGAAACGGCTTGTACGGCTGGGACCAGTCGGCGCTCTGGGCTTTGGGTTCTTTTACCTGCTGCGCGCTGGTAATGAGTGGCAGCATGGCCAGCCAGGTAAGGAGGACAATGGTTTTAGTAGTCATATGTGCATGGTTTTAATAAATCAACCTGAGTCTCACCGTATCCACCCCTTCCCTTAATTCCTTCAACAAGCCAGGCTTGTAGCCGGTATCGATGTCTGTGATCACATAACCGATCTGCCGGTTGGACACCATAAACTGGGCAACAATGTTGATCTCATGCCGTGCAAACACAGCCTCAATCTTCGCCATCACGCCCGGTGCATTACGGTGGATATGTACCAGTCGGTGCGCATTTTCTGTACGCGGCGGATGGAAGCCGGTAAAGTTACAACTGCCGGAGGTACTGCCTTCGTTCATAAAGAAAACCACCTTTTCAGCGACGTCCCCGGCGGTTTGGTCAAATACGATGATGCCTTTTTCGCAGGCTGCCACCGCGAAGTCCGGCGAAGCCGCCTGTCCGAACAAGCCGATCGCTTTTAATCGTGTTGCCTGTTCCAGCGGCACCGCTACCCCTTCACCACAAAGCAGAATGCCCGCCGAAGCGATCGTTACCTCGTCCACATGCGCCCTTTCGATCACATTATACCCCTCTGCACGAAAACGTTCCGCCACCCGGGCATCGACCTTACCTATCACGAGGCAATTAATCCGGTGTTTGGGGTACGACATTGCCCTGGGCAGGTTATTGATATATAAGAACTCGTCGAGGCTGGGCGTAATGTAGTCCGCCTTTTCAACCACCGACTTCCGGGCGATATTTTCTGTAAAGGCGAAAAACTTCTTTACCAATCCCGATTCCTTCAGTTGAAAGTCGGAGTAACCGTCGCCGATACCATATACATCGCCGGGCAGCGCCAGCTCTTTCAGCAGGATCACCTTGCCGCCTTCTTTAGAAAGCGGGTTGTTACGATCGTAGCCGATAATGTTGCCGGCTTCGTCAAAAACGAAGGTATTGGCGTAAATATTTTCCGGTTTGATGTGATATTCCGTTACCACCGGCGTAATAAATTCTTTGAACCCGCCGGATACAATGAGCACGCCTTCCTGGTGATTCCGGAAAAAGATCGTGTTACGGGCGAAGGAAGGTGATACTTTACCTTTGAGGTGTTTCACCAGCTGTTCGAGGTGTGTGCGGTTAGCCTGTAGCAGCTTTACGCGGCCTTCCAGGCTTTCGCTAAAAGACAGTTTACCTTCCATGGCCAGGTTGGTAAAGTCTTCTATCTGTTTATAAATAGCTTCGCGGTCGGGATTATTTTCCAGGGAAATGCGGGCCAGTTCGTCGAGTGCCTCTACCTGTGTGAAGGTGCTATCAAAGTCAATTACAAAAAAGTCCATCTGATTTCGCTTT
This genomic interval from Chitinophaga horti contains the following:
- a CDS encoding HAD-IB family phosphatase, which translates into the protein MDFFVIDFDSTFTQVEALDELARISLENNPDREAIYKQIEDFTNLAMEGKLSFSESLEGRVKLLQANRTHLEQLVKHLKGKVSPSFARNTIFFRNHQEGVLIVSGGFKEFITPVVTEYHIKPENIYANTFVFDEAGNIIGYDRNNPLSKEGGKVILLKELALPGDVYGIGDGYSDFQLKESGLVKKFFAFTENIARKSVVEKADYITPSLDEFLYINNLPRAMSYPKHRINCLVIGKVDARVAERFRAEGYNVIERAHVDEVTIASAGILLCGEGVAVPLEQATRLKAIGLFGQAASPDFAVAACEKGIIVFDQTAGDVAEKVVFFMNEGSTSGSCNFTGFHPPRTENAHRLVHIHRNAPGVMAKIEAVFARHEINIVAQFMVSNRQIGYVITDIDTGYKPGLLKELREGVDTVRLRLIY